The Gasterosteus aculeatus chromosome 12, fGasAcu3.hap1.1, whole genome shotgun sequence DNA window cattctctctctctctgtttgacaTTATCACTTAAAGACTTGATTTGTTTCCATACTGCCACCACTCACTCATCTTGGTTTATTATTAATGTACACTAAATTGCACTGCTCCGATGTCTCTGTGCAAGGTCAAAAAACGATTTAATCTCGCTGTATAATCCAATATACTGGTGCTTTCATTTGGAAAGAGGACAAAAAACATGCTTCCTCACAGTGTTGTGTGTCCTGTGCAATTTATGATGCTTAAAACTAACTAAATGAAATGTTATATTGTTCAGTAATTAGGTGCTGGTACACACATTTCACCAGTCCACAAAAATAGGTTGCAAATCCAAACAGTTATAGGCACAACTTATTTAAATACCAAATAAATCAAGGTATACGTTTGACAagagtccccccctcccccaaatgtGTCCGATTTGACTCAAGAAGATCTGacggaaaaacaaaaatgatagAGATCTCAAACACATGAGCACTACAGCATCGCTTTAatttatactgtacatacaaaaCAGAAGGTCTTCATGAGTTACAAGTATTAAAATAGGTTTGCATTTCTATACATAAACAATGTTTACAGTGTCACCCCtcaaagacaggaagtaaatGAGATCAGAGAGGACGATTACAGTATATACAGCACAATTAACCTCTGCGACAAACGGATTCGACATGTACACGCCAGAAAGAAAGAAGTGGGTTTTTTGCTTTGATCACAGCGCCATTTCACGGTGGGAATCCCCTTAATAATACAGAAGCTACTCCTTTTTAAACGTGATGGTTAGTGTTTGGCTCTAGGTAACCTGcaagagaacaaaacaaaacacaaaattcatttaaaaaaaaggaacccaAAAGAaatgagggggagaaaaaaaaaaaaaaaatcaattatacGGTTTCAAAATGCTGCACACGCTGGTTATTCTGcttcttttcatatttattgACCAGTCGGaaagaaatatattaaatacattaggttagggttagaggAATATCAGAAAATCAATAATTATTAATGGAGcgtcaaaaaataataataataataataagaagggggggggggggcaaagtggCTCGATACGACACGCgatgagaaaatgtcttttcattGTACTTTGTCAGATTACTCGTATCAAGCTTGACTTTTAATTCAGGCGACATTTGTCTCCCTGCAGGAATGAAACCGAAGCTCCTCGAGTTGCCTTTAAATAGATCGCTTCCACTGAGGCAGCAGGAgatgactttattttttttaaatcccctcaACAGAAGCCTTTTtgtctgcgttttttttttcttttctccccaagcatctgaggaggaagaggaaggaagagcgCGGCGGTTACTATTGCTCGTGACCACTGTGAAGAGGGAAAACATCCACTTGTTTGTGGTCGTTGCAGCGACCAATAGGTGGCGCTCACCGTGTTCTGCCTGAGGTCAAGAAAGCGGTAAGAAAAtcaacaaatgtatttatgcGTTTATCGTGGAAAAACTGAAGGTCAAACAATAAAATCTTGACTTAATATAAAGTTGTATTTGCAAAAGCTGCAATGTTCAAGAGAAAATGTCTGCTGTGGATCCAAAATTTAGATTGGCGATAAAAAAACTATGTACACTAAAACCATTTGTGAAGGTCAATGGGTGTCGTTAAATTGAACAAAGATATTATGCAATAAACATTCTTGGATGGagatacagaaaataaagacaattCAAGTTACAAAACTCAAATTACCAACATACAAAATTAATCTGGAATAAATCAAAACTGAGCCTTTGTTACTGCAAGTCGCacatttgaattaaaaaccaAAATAATTTGTACTGCAAatggttaaaaagaaaaaagaaaagcaatacaGTAAATTATTTTAACCGGAACCCTGTAAAAACTATGTTagggcatttaaaaaaaaaaaagctttttaaattaaaattgtaATAAAATCACAGAATTTGCATCAATGTTTCTTTACCGTCCGTTATGCATTTCAAGTTCACGCTGCACAGGAGAAAGCGTGAAGCTCGAGCACCTCGAGCAACGCCTGCAGTCAGAAGGTTTCTTAGAACTCAAAATGTCCACGTTTCAACTCCGTCACTGatcttttggttgtttttttccttcacaaGACTTCTCTAAATCCGACCCGTTAAAGCTGTTGTTGCTCAGGAAGATACTTTAGATGGAGATTTTCCCTCAGTGTCATTCACACAGTAAgttatcaaaaaataaaaacgctaAAAGCTCTATATGCGTGTTGCTTGTACATTTCTCACACCTTTAAACGCtagtgatgaaaaacaaaaaaatcgaAATATAAACGGCTttgtaataaaatgaataaaaagtgcCTTCGGCATCCACATTACTGACAAATAAGGTGATGATAGGGGGAGGTTCTCCTATCAGGATGGACTTCTTAGGAGGCATCTCAGCGTCTTTTAACCGTCGTTAAATTTTTATGAGAGTAGCAACGATTTCAGGGTACCGGTGCCGAGTGAAATGAGGCTCTCGTCACATTAGTCGTCACTTGGCGAGGGCGCGGCGGGCAGAGTTCTACCTTGTCGTGCATCGAGTATGTGATTGTACAATCCCTGTGTGCGCTCTACGCCTTCTCTTTACAGTgtgaaataaatatagaatttaCACCCACGTTAATGGGCGGTTCTAAATGGCCGAGAGGtaatgcagcaggaggagaagtaCTCGATTGGAAATCGGAGAAGCCTCCGACTCCCACAGGCGTACTTCACACGGCTCCACCTGAGCAGCAGCGActccgaccttttttgtttgattcctCACTCCGACCGGAACAGACGCCGCTTGTTGCTATATATCACAATACAAACCACATGGCCTACCACTTTAAGTCCGCACAACCGCAAATATTTATAGATATACAACTACGTGAAGTGAATGTGCAGCTGTGATCCTGATGCCGGAGCCCATTAAATCATACAAGATGCGTGTAGAACTGGACTAGAAATCAACAGAACTTTAAAAACAGGAATTAAAAATCAAGGAAAACTTGAACACTGGCCAAAGAGCCCTATTAAGCTGGAATTTGATAATCGCCATAATCATGTCAGCATCTAAAGACAACCAAGTGTTCAGGTTTCACCATTTAGAAGCTTGAGAGCAAAGGAGCGACGACGcttccccccccgcctcccccacgGGAGgtagattaaaaaataaaaaaaagttcctgCTGCGCTTCAGAGAAAgactatgcgtgtgtgtgcgtgtgcgtgtgcgtgtgtgtgtgtgtgtgtgtgacgtcactCGTTGACGTCCCAGATTTCAGAGAGCAGCGGGGGAAGCTTCTTGTCCTGGAGGCGAAGGGCGAAGACCTGCTCCGAGTGGACGCTGCTCAGCGTGCGAAGGCTCACCAGCTTCATCAGCATGCGGGGAAACATCAGGTGGTCCTGCGGAAACCGTTAGAACACCGCGATTAGACTTGTGGGGAAACACACGGGAGACTTCCTGCACCGCAGTCGCCTCGGCGACGTGTCCGAGGCGACTGCGGCTTTCGTGACGCAGGCGACCAGGTTGCGTCGGCCGCCAGGGGAAAAGGTTACGTACGCTTACATTTGGTCTCTTGATGGAGATGTAGGAGCGCAGCGCGTCCACGTAGGGCTGCTGCAGCCGCTCCACCAGGTCGTGATCCTGCACGTTGGGCCGATCTGAGCGGGGGTTTCAACAGACAGAAGCTTTCGTTTACGGGTTGACTCGTGTTTCGCGACGATGGCGACGGTAAACGCCCTAAAAAGACTTTTCACTTTGGAAAGGAATGAGTTCAGGAATTCTGACCTGCGGAGAAGATGTTGATGGCGATGAGCAGCGCGTACTCGGCCTCGTCCAGGTGCAGGTCATTCATTCCTTTAGAGAACTCGAAGATGGGGTTGATGAACTCAAACTGAAGCCCTGGAGAGGCCAGAGTACAAACAAGGACAACAGCTTTAAGCAGCTCGCAACACAAgtggaataaaaaacaaatcaaatgattcCTGAGGTTTAGAAATTAACCGGTTAATAAATATGCATAAGGAAATTAACCTGCTTTGGCGAAATCCTCCTTGTTGTAGCTGAAATCCTTCAGGAACGTGATGCTATCAATAGCAGGGTTGTAGCGCCGGGACGTCTCCAGCAGCATAATCTGGAatattacacagacacacacaaaatgagacCGTTTCAGTGCCATCATCTCCTGAAGGCGTTATGGACCTAGTTTGCATGTTGCCGACTAACACCAAACAAATTTCAAAGTCCATTGTTCCATTTTCGTAAAAGTTTTCGACAATTATTTCAGACTTGAAGCCGCTGTAGGAAGCGTTTGGCGCGGAGAGTAACGACCAACCTCAATGGTGGACGTCTTCAGGAGAGCGATCTGGTCCTCCCGCGTGAGCTCCAGGAAACCAGGGAGCTGCTTGGCGAAGTCCACGATCTCCTGCACCGACATGATGGCGAGCTCGGTGAAGTGGGCGAACCGCTGCTGACGCACTTCTCGGTTCAGCAGGTCCTGACTCTGCGGCCACGGCTGTCAGATTCACACACGAGCAGAGAAAGACACGcggatgaaatgaaatattcaaatcgAACTAACCAAACTaattaaacaatattaaaatggGAGAAATTACTTTAGCGCGCGCCATAAAATCAAATTCGCGGATGCAAtacaagccccgcctccctgAGACAAACACTTCATATCTATACAgcctgtgtgtttattatgaCACTGTGTGCAAGAGTACAAGGTTCTTATAAATCCGGCCTCTTAAGAAAAAGCAGGGTTGAGAATTGAATAAAAAGAATGATGTTGTCAAATGTCgacaaatcaataaatcaaattctctgacaaacaataaaaaagaagcCTCCCCCATTTCCTTTTACCCAAATGTAATATAACAATCATCGTCTTCTATAAGTGAGTAAAAACTGTTGTCCACTCTTAGAATGATGCGGTTACAATTAATATTGATGCTTTTAGGGGCGTGGCTTTGGACTCGTGCTGCATTCTGTGGTTGGGAAGACTCGTCAAAATCCAGCTGCACTCACCGTGACTCCGGGTCGGTCCAGGAAGGACCTCTTGTTGCATTGCTTCTGCATGGCCACCAGCTTCTCGATCAtctcctgctgctgcggctCCAGCGCCACCGTCTCCTGCGGCGGCGTCGGCGTGACCACGGCGGACGAGCGCGCCGTGTCGTCCTCGTGctgcttcttcatcttcttcactCGGATTTGCTCCTCGGAGAGCACGCCTGCAGgtgcgtcggggggggggggggttaaaatgaTATATTCCCTCTTCGACTCAcccgctctccccccctcctgagAAACGCAGCCACTCACACTGCTCCAACATGCCGGCCTCCCGACACTTGCGCAGGCGGCACTGCTGGCACTTGCGGCGCATGTACATGTCCATCTCACAGCGGCCGCTGTTCTTGCAGTTGTACTGGGCGCTCTTGATGACACTGCGGCGGAAGAAGCCCTTGCAGCCCTCGCAGCTCAGCACGTTGTAGTGGAAGCCAGAGGCCTTGTCGCCGCACACGCTGCACACCTCGTTGCCCAGCATCTTCGGCGCCGgtcccttcttcctcttcaccgGCTGGCCGTcttgaatgaaaagaaaaaaacgttccACAGATGATACACAAGGCCCACTTTGGTCACGCCCACTGCGTACGACGCTACAgttattctaaaaaaaatacatggttAACCCCCAAATCAATATGCAGACATTTAATAAGGAGCTTCATGTTGAAACTATTCAAATGAATTTGTTCTGCAGTTAGATGTCAAAGAATAGAAACTAAACTAATGCAACAGGAAATGAGTGTGCCCACAACTGGAGCATtaaaaaaagggcaaaatatGAGCAGGTCTCATCCGAGATCAAGAGATGAACAGAAAGAAACATTATCCGAAGCCTGCGGTAGATTCTACATTTATTCTACAATATCTATTCAATCCCAATGTTATGATCCCCGTTTGCTTCTTAGTCATCAATAGATACCAAAGTGGGAACTTTCCTTTTTTAGAGTGGTGACAcatgcagtgatgattaatggtAATAACTACCCGTTTTCTCTCGATATGAAACCGGTCACTCCCACAGAAAAGGATGTGAACCATTTAGTTGACCTTTCACGCCCAAAAGGAGTTCCTGGATTTTTTTGTCCAGTCACATTTTTCTCGGAACGActtattttgcaaaaaaatgagaaacagtGGAATCTAAAAATTGGTGATTCATGTTAGCAGCAGCTCAGAATATCTGAGGATGTAAAGCTTTTTACAGGTTGTATAGGACATTATATAGGAAGCGTTTCAAGAACAGTCATAAAATTGAAGCTGGAGTGAAATGATGTTTTTTAAAGCTTCGTTATTCTtcctttaaatacttttaagcGGTCTTTCGCTCACCTGAGCCGGCGGGTGCGTCGCCAGCGGACAGATCCGGCTTAATGTCGCTGGGCTCCCCCGGCAGAGGGCTTCTCATGTCGGTCGGCGGCAGGccgttgtgggggggggcggggaggtcGTCTGGCTGGGAGAGGTCAGCCAGCGACAGCAGGCCGCCGTGCTTCATTGTGCCGTTTCCGCCGCCCTCCTCAACcaagcagtccagctgcagctcAGAGGCCCCGACAAACACCTTCCTCTCATCTGAGACACGCAGACCGGAGACAGGTGTGCAAAACAagcgctacacacacacatatgtatactGTCATACTCATAAGCACTACTTTCTACTCTTGCAGTCCCATCAGGAGGCATTTACTGAAAATCTCGTTAAGTGGACGAAATGATAGATTTAGAATAATATAGATAGATGAAAAAGAAACTAAACAGACTAGACAGCCTCCCCTTCAACAAGAAAGGAATACAAGCTTTCTGGCATATTAAAACTCTGCGTActtaagacaaacacacacgcacttacCATGACCAACATCTGGGATATCAGTCACAGGCAGCGTGGACATCTTCTGCACAGCAGCTTGTCATTACGAAATCAACGTGCACCTGTGCAACAAAAAGGAACGAGCTTCCTCAGTGGTGATCGGGGAGATTGTGCACGTCTGGACACGCGGCTCAAAGACGGGTGACGAACTGGAGAGGAACGTAAATCTCCCCACAGCTTGAACGTAGGCCGTGTACATGGAGAACAGGCGTGTAGTTACACAACGGGAAAGGGAAGTTACCAGAACGTGAGCTGCAAACAGCAGAAACACCAAggggtccgtgtgtgtgtgtgtgtgtgtgtgtggaccagcTGCAGAAGCAGAAATGAAAGCGTGTCATGTGCAACATACAGGTGCTTTTCAGGAAACTGATTCTGCAGACGCAGGAATCGGAGCTATTCTTAAGCGGCCTGCGAGGCGGAAACTGGGGTTTATAAATAAAGACGCTGCGCAGTTTGGagtgacaaataaaacaagcttTAGGAAAGCTATCCAAGGTCCATTATTATTTGACGAATATGACATATATTGGGGAAGTTGCGACTGCTTCACAACAACTGCCAGATTATCAGGTCAAGCCAACTAAAACTGATAAAACCACCTCTGAATTCTTACTATAAATGTGCTACATGCTTGTTAAATGTGAAGAAGTTGTTTCCAGACTTACATTAAAGCCTGTAAAGTGCTGAAAATCAGTCTGTTATAATGTAGCCTTCAAAGAGCACAATCTAAATGTGGCGTGTTAATCTCCATCCAGCCCAATAACTGGTACCTAATGagctcttttcatttcatgagCAAGTGGTgagaagagacggagaggaaaacaaaaactaaattgtCAACATACGATTTGTGAttggtctcttttttttgtcacaaataGGAATAAATGTTAcacaatatgaataaatgttACCCAATATCACTCAAGCTACTAACAATTTCAATACGCCAACTGTGGACCTTCAAAGCTGATGACAGCCTGATACGATATGAGAACCAACAGTTGATAAAAAGCAGCGTCAAATTAAAGTCAAGTTTAGACAGAAACCATATAAACTAATTCGCTGGGACTGATATTGATCTCTAGGACCCACAATAAACACAACAAGCACGACTGGTTCACGATAGCAGTGATCATCGTCGCCACTGATACTAAAAACTACAGTAAAGGAAAACTTTCACACATGTAACACCAGGCAGTATGACAGGGACTAAAACTAAAGATGTACAAATACCAAAAATCTGCGACAGActtattcatgttttatataCTGCAATTATAATTTGAAATTTCACCAATGTGTTCCTgaattaaaaacattcaaacttaAAATAGAAGCTTTTCTTTGTAGTTTTCCGTCTCTCTCCGTACAGCTGATTGATGATGATTGAATAAAAGCAGGTATCTCTAACAAAgtctgcctttaaaaaaaaaaaaaaatcaacatctcACGTAGAACTTATCCAATAACTCGCTGAGCTCAACCCGCGTTGCAACGTGTCCGACTGAGCTCACCTCCGAAGTCGTTGTCTTTATTTACCGTCTATCCATCCCGCCCGGGAGagtccgcgccccccccccacgcgacGATGGAGCCTCCGAGGACGCCAAAACCCCCGCTGACTTATTGGGTGGGAATCGAATGACTCGCGATCTTGAAGACAACGAGTAGGGAAGACGACGAGTCCCTTTCTACCGATGCCCaatgggagaggggagggaaaacagaggggagggagggagggagggagggaggttacTATTGGTCATTTGCGATGCTCTCAAAGCCCCACAGCGCTCCAGCCTTCTTCTTCCAGCGCTTTGAACATTTCAGCAGCATTTTACACAAACAGGATGAGCCCAGTTTTTTCTCCagttgtttcaaaataaaaacatgtttgtctccGTCCGACGTCTCGTCCTCTGAAGCCCTGGAACATTCAGCCATTGAGAAACCACAAATCGATATTGGAGTCATGTCAGCAAAGCGGCTCATAAGCCAAAGCTCGTACTGGAGTTCTCCTCAAACGGGCTGTGGAGctcgtttcacacacacacacacacacaagacgtcTGAGAATCCAAACGGCATCCCGTTTTATTGGGAGAAGTTGCATTCTTTGGGTCATAAAGCAGTTCTGCTGCGCCTGCGACCTCACGTCTCCTCCACCCTGATCTCTCTGCACGAGTCCAATGTCCCCCACATCTTATCAGCAGGTCACCTTTGTCCATGAGCGTGTTTTCCTGGAGAGCGGGACGTGAAACCAACGCACCGACCCAATCAATAACGCACCAAACTACACCAAAACCTCTTctgtttggtgtttttaaatacCCCAAAACACCTTTTCCCAAGCTGTTATTACTCAGTCGTAACTGACATGTTATATACAGTAAAATGTCTACAGTAGTTAATGTCACAACACTCCTACTAGACCTGGTTCACTCATAATAATGACataaaaatatcacattttacaGTTTAGCTTAAAGAGATAAAAGCTTTGTATCTTAACTACTCAAAGTCTACTCCATGATTCATATCATTTAACCACATGTAACAAGCAAATATCTTGCGGACACCCCGAAATAGATAACTTATTATTACACAAGCAAATGTAAATATAATCACAGAGTTCAGATCATTTAGCAAATATTGCAAAAACTGAACATGTACAAACACGAtttagattttatataaatgtgtgtacTTACACATTAGTCATTTTCAATtctaaaatatagaaaataaaataaaaagggtcTGGTTCCAACTCCTCGAATGagaatatttgatttgatttgatatttGATTTCTTACAGATGGCCTTTGGTTCTGATCACAGTAAACAAAAAGTTCTTACATTTTACTTTGCCGCTGGGGAATTATTTGGTGCAATTTTCACCACTTCACAAAGCGTGAATGAATGATCTCTTTCAGAGTAAGGTGGCGTGTGACGAAGCCGCGAAATGCATCCCAGGCATCAAACATCAAGCATCAATAAGTGGGGAGACATCCCTCACAGACCAGGACGGACCGATGTCACCGGAACACCTTAGTCAGCAACACGTAGCAGTGAAAGCAACGAGTCAGTCTTTTCCCGGGTCACAGTTCCCACAAAGCGAGGGGGAAGAAGAAGTGCATCCAGCTACTCGAGACCCACCCAGATGATTTCACTTCTTCTGCCTGAGGACTGCGCCCAGGTCCGATGCTCTCAGAGGAGCTGAGCTGCGCAGCACGGTCACGGGAAGTCAAATGATATTCAACGAAAAGAGGATTACATCAAACCGCACGCACAGCAGGTGCAAGTTGCATCCCAACACACGAGCCTTATGTGTGGTCTATGTGATGAGGGACAGCAGCTTTGAGCGGGGGGGGTCTGGGGCCTTGGCTCAGGATGCCGTTGAGGCAAAAACACACTGTAGCAAGAAGTTAAAAACAAACTGTCACAGGTTAGCAGCCTTAGCCGAGCCAAACGAGCTAACTCGCAGTTAGCCGCGGGGGCTAGGTGTTTACTTCAGCGTCATTTCGCAATAGTTATGCAACTTAAACACCTGCGGTGCGTCGCCGCTTACAGCACATTCGGCAAAGTTCGGTCTATCGCTTGTGGTTTGGGGCCACATTGGCGCTAACGTTGCTCAACCAGTCGCAGTGGCAGTCTggtgaaaacaataaataagctaacgttagccgacgGCGACCACAACAACATCCGAATGTGACGTCGCCCATCGTTTAACTCGCTAGCCATCAAACACCGCGGGGGGGAGAAACCTAACGAGTGCATGTTAAACGGAAAAGGGGGGATTAGCTTCGAAGTCACCTCCGAAACAGGGCCGACGTCGTCAGCCGAACACCCCCGCACTCGAAAGCAACACCCTTTAAAAGCGCTTCAACTCACCGAGCGAACGTTGGCTTGGCCTTGGCTAACTCCAGATAGCGGCTCCCGCGGACACGACCAGGGGGGCAGCACCGGTACGGGGACTTACCGGAGACTACGCGAGTTCGGCGAACTACTTGTGGGAGCGCTGCTCCGTTCCCCGGCCGTGGCTGTTGACAGCGGCTGTGACAACCGGAGCTAGCCTGTTAGCCGGTTAGCTCGCTAGCCGGCCAGCGTAGTTATAATCATGTGATTCGGCAGGAAGAAGATTTGATCACGTGGGAGTTTGCGGCCCAGCGTTTGGTCTGGCAGGCCACAACCGGTGGAGGAACGTAAATAAGTAATTTCACTCAATTAACATTATTATACTTTAGCACCGTTTTCATGTAACTGTACTTTACTAAATTGTTTCCATTTTTGAGGCAAATACTGTACTCTACACATGTTTTGACTACTTTTGAGAATCGGCAGATTTAAGCTATCCAACTGTATATAACGTGACTCAAATAAACGACACATCTATCTGAAATATATACAAATTGGTTTCATTATCACACCAACTTACTTAAGTACAGAACATGCAGCCCTGCCTTAAgttgaatgtatgtatgtaagtataATGATATGGCTTTTAATGTGTGAGCAAATGTgggtgttttatgtttttagtgcataactttttctttttatatttgattattttaatgtttggtGTCTTTGAGTACAATAAAACGTACCATAAAAATGaaacgtattattattattattattattataaagtcAATTTCATCATTCTTACATTTTATATCAATGGGTGATTATTGTCATATGTTAAGTAGTTTGGTTTGTACAACCATGTATCAATCATATACGTTAATCTAAGATAAGATAAAACACGCTAACATTATTGGAATCTTAAGAAATTATAAGATAATAAAGGTTTTAAATAAAGCTCAAATCACACCTCGTTTGCTGCTGAGCCGCCGCTAGAGGGCAGTCCTCCGAGATGGAACCGGAAGTCAGAGCGGATGTACATATTAAGATTCCCCGAAGAAGAAGTCGGATAGAAGGCATCAACACGCtgtcttattttttgtttttcgtcACGTTAATAACTGTAATAATTGTTTAGGGGAAAATACATTACTGTGCAGTTTTGACACCATGCCCGTTATCTGTGCTGCTATAGGATGCAACAATAAGTTTGTGAAAGGCTCAGAAATCCGATTTTACAGGTAAAGTTGTCACCGCTTTAGTTGATCGATCCTTTCGCGTTGGCTTCATTTAAGTTCATTATAATACGAATGTCTCGTGTCACTGTAACTACTGAGTGATTAACGTAACTATATCTCCTCTTTAAGGCCACATTCTGTTGCTTTAAAGTGGCATCTCTGTTCTATGCGTCGACCCACCTCATGATAGCAGCTGTACTTACACTGATCTATTAAACATAAATATTACGTCACCATCCGTTACTACGTTGTTAAATGAgctcttattcttattctttaGTTTCAAGACTCAACAACGTCATATTGTTGGAGAAAAGGCAGATCccaaaagtctaaaaaaaatagaaatattctTAATATTTTGTCTGTTTACCGagtgtttttatgtattttgcTCTTCCACCATGTTCACTGTCGCCTTCCCCTCACCAAGCCGAATTCCATGTAACATACTTTACTGATACCTGACGAAGCTTCACTTTCCCACCCGTTGCTGTCTGAGAAAACCCATCAAgtatttagattaaaaaaaatcctgcagcTTGCTCACAAAgcatctc harbors:
- the nr1h3 gene encoding oxysterols receptor LXR-alpha isoform X2; translated protein: MLVMRLFCTPVSGLRVSDERKVFVGASELQLDCLVEEGGGNGTMKHGGLLSLADLSQPDDLPAPPHNGLPPTDMRSPLPGEPSDIKPDLSAGDAPAGSDGQPVKRKKGPAPKMLGNEVCSVCGDKASGFHYNVLSCEGCKGFFRRSVIKSAQYNCKNSGRCEMDMYMRRKCQQCRLRKCREAGMLEQCVLSEEQIRVKKMKKQHEDDTARSSAVVTPTPPQETVALEPQQQEMIEKLVAMQKQCNKRSFLDRPGVTPWPQSQDLLNREVRQQRFAHFTELAIMSVQEIVDFAKQLPGFLELTREDQIALLKTSTIEIMLLETSRRYNPAIDSITFLKDFSYNKEDFAKAGLQFEFINPIFEFSKGMNDLHLDEAEYALLIAINIFSADRPNVQDHDLVERLQQPYVDALRSYISIKRPNDHLMFPRMLMKLVSLRTLSSVHSEQVFALRLQDKKLPPLLSEIWDVNE
- the nr1h3 gene encoding oxysterols receptor LXR-alpha isoform X1, with translation MLVMRLFCTPVSGLRVSDERKVFVGASELQLDCLVEEGGGNGTMKHGGLLSLADLSQPDDLPAPPHNGLPPTDMRSPLPGEPSDIKPDLSAGDAPAGSDGQPVKRKKGPAPKMLGNEVCSVCGDKASGFHYNVLSCEGCKGFFRRSVIKSAQYNCKNSGRCEMDMYMRRKCQQCRLRKCREAGMLEQCVLSEEQIRVKKMKKQHEDDTARSSAVVTPTPPQETVALEPQQQEMIEKLVAMQKQCNKRSFLDRPGVTPWPQSQDLLNREVRQQRFAHFTELAIMSVQEIVDFAKQLPGFLELTREDQIALLKTSTIEIMLLETSRRYNPAIDSITFLKDFSYNKEDFAKAGLQFEFINPIFEFSKGMNDLHLDEAEYALLIAINIFSADRPNVQDHDLVERLQQPYVDALRSYISIKRPNVSDHLMFPRMLMKLVSLRTLSSVHSEQVFALRLQDKKLPPLLSEIWDVNE
- the nr1h3 gene encoding oxysterols receptor LXR-alpha isoform X4 translates to MSTLPVTDIPDVGHDERKVFVGASELQLDCLVEEGGGNGTMKHGGLLSLADLSQPDDLPAPPHNGLPPTDMRSPLPGEPSDIKPDLSAGDAPAGSDGQPVKRKKGPAPKMLGNEVCSVCGDKASGFHYNVLSCEGCKGFFRRSVIKSAQYNCKNSGRCEMDMYMRRKCQQCRLRKCREAGMLEQCVLSEEQIRVKKMKKQHEDDTARSSAVVTPTPPQETVALEPQQQEMIEKLVAMQKQCNKRSFLDRPGVTPWPQSQDLLNREVRQQRFAHFTELAIMSVQEIVDFAKQLPGFLELTREDQIALLKTSTIEIMLLETSRRYNPAIDSITFLKDFSYNKEDFAKAGLQFEFINPIFEFSKGMNDLHLDEAEYALLIAINIFSADRPNVQDHDLVERLQQPYVDALRSYISIKRPNDHLMFPRMLMKLVSLRTLSSVHSEQVFALRLQDKKLPPLLSEIWDVNE
- the nr1h3 gene encoding oxysterols receptor LXR-alpha isoform X3 yields the protein MSTLPVTDIPDVGHDERKVFVGASELQLDCLVEEGGGNGTMKHGGLLSLADLSQPDDLPAPPHNGLPPTDMRSPLPGEPSDIKPDLSAGDAPAGSDGQPVKRKKGPAPKMLGNEVCSVCGDKASGFHYNVLSCEGCKGFFRRSVIKSAQYNCKNSGRCEMDMYMRRKCQQCRLRKCREAGMLEQCVLSEEQIRVKKMKKQHEDDTARSSAVVTPTPPQETVALEPQQQEMIEKLVAMQKQCNKRSFLDRPGVTPWPQSQDLLNREVRQQRFAHFTELAIMSVQEIVDFAKQLPGFLELTREDQIALLKTSTIEIMLLETSRRYNPAIDSITFLKDFSYNKEDFAKAGLQFEFINPIFEFSKGMNDLHLDEAEYALLIAINIFSADRPNVQDHDLVERLQQPYVDALRSYISIKRPNVSDHLMFPRMLMKLVSLRTLSSVHSEQVFALRLQDKKLPPLLSEIWDVNE